GCCCTTCGGGACAGGCGGCAACGTTACTGACATCTCCGACGTGACCTTCAGCTACCAAGTGATCACCTCTTTGCTTCTGGGCACGCTCATTTTCTGCGCGGTGCTCGGCAATGCCTGCGTGGTGGCTGCCATCGCCCTGGAGCGTTCCCTCCAGAATGTGGCCAACTATCTCATCGGCTCCTTGGCGGTCACCGACCTCATGGTGTCAGTGCTGGTGCTGCCCATGGCTGCTCTGTATCAGGTGCTCAACAAGTGGACTCTGGGCCAGGTCACCTGTGACCTGTTTATCGCCCTGGATGTGCTGTGCTGCACCTCGTCCATCCTGCACCTGTGCGCCATCGCGCTAGACAGGTACTGGGCAATCACTGACCCCATAGACTACGTGAACAAGAGGACGCCCCGGCGCGCCGCTGCGCTGATCTCGCTCACTTGGCTCATTGGCTTTCTCATCTCCATCCCGCCCATGCTCGGCTGGCGCACCCCGGAAGACCGCTCGGACCCCGACGCATGCACCATCAGCAAGGACCACGGCTACACTATCTACTCCACTTTCGGAGCTTTCTATATCCCGCTGCTGCTCATGTTGGTTCTTTATGGGCGCATCTTTCGAGCCGCGCGCTTCCGGATCCGCAAGACTGTCAAGAAGGTAGAAAAGAAGGGAGCGGGCGCGAGTCTTAGTACATCGTCAGCCCCGCCCCCCAAGAAGAGCCTGAACGGACAGCCAGGTAGTGGGGACTGGAGGTGCAGCTCTGAGAACAAGGCTGTGGGGGCTTCATGCGCTAATGGTGCGGTGAGGCAGGGTGACGACGATGCCACCCTGGAGGTGATCGAGGTGCACCGAGTGGGTAACTCCAAAGAGCACCTGCCGCTGCCCAGCGAGTCCGGGGCTACGTCTTATGCCCCTGtttgtttggagagaaaaaatgaGCGGAATGCTGAGGCAAAGCGCAAGATGGCCCTGGCCCGTGAGAGGAAGACAGTGAAGACGCTGGGCATCATCATGGGCACTTTCATTCTCTGCTGGCTGCCCTTTTTCATTGTGGCTCTGGTCCTGCCTTTCTGTGAGAGCAGCTGCCACATGCCTGCGTTGTTGGGTGCCATAATCAACTGGCTGGGCTACTCCAACTCCCTGCTCAACCCCGTTATTTATGCTTATTTCAACAAGGACTTTCAAAACGCATTTAAGAAGATCATCAAGTGCAAGTTCTGccgctgatgatgatgatgacgacgacaaTGATGGTGGTGATTGTGTTgatggaaaaggaggaagatggggTGGGCTGAGGGTTTACAGGACCCTCCCCATTCACTCAGTATCTCAGCCCTGGAAGCAACACCTAAGATAACTTGCTTTTCTTATGATATGCAGCTTCTTGGCCCATGCTTTCAGATCTTGCTCTCTCTAATCCTTTTCAAGGGGACAGTGCTCTTTGCAGAAACCCTAGCCGCCTCCTAGAGTCCATGAGAAAAGTTATTGGCTTTTGGCCCTAGGATCAGTTTTGATAGTTGCAATAACCTTTTCCCTCTTTGAAATTAAACCTCGGTGGTTCAAGGtaaaaaatccaaacagaaaaaaaaaaaaaacataaactgcATGGACATCTTCCATGAGAACTGCCACCCCTCTGCCCTACTCTGGAACTTTGAGGTTCAAGACTTTGCTTGTTTGCCCCTCCCTCTTGCTTCAGAAGCCTCTACTCCCCTTTGGGTGTCAACCCTCCCCTTTGAGTCTGGCTCCTAGGCACTCACTACTGCTCTGAAAAAGCAGTTGGgactactttggcctatggtgCCCAGGAAATCCGTGCTTTGCTGTGTAGCACATATGCCCACTCCCCAAACCCCTGCACAGCGCccactttctctgttttcttgaaCTCAAAATCAAGTGGTAAAGGTTTCTGTTGGAGTGGACTTTTAAGTATGAAGCCTTGCCAGTGGGGATGAGCCGGGAAGGTTTGTGGATGGTTTCTCTTTTTGGTGTCAGCACTCACCAAAGGAACTGACAATCAGACTGTTTGGAAGGCAGACTTTTATTTGTATACTTTGTTGGCCTTTCTGTAAGTTCTGGCAAGGCCACGTGTCTACTACAGGAGGAGCTCACTGCTGGCCAGGGAGGGCGAACTGGGGACGCTGAGATGCCAGGGATGGCACACGGCGCGCGCCCCACCCTCCCTTTGGTTCCTGGCAGGGACCTCCTCTAGAGAGCCCCAGGTTTGCAGCATCCAAGTTCCTCTGCCTCACCTTGCCTACAGAGTTCAGGAGCTGGTAGAGAACTGGTAGAGCTGGTAGAGTTTGTgcaagagggaggaggagacctTGCACCAAGCGCAAGAGACCTAGAaatctctgtgtgggtgtggggcATGCGGAGACAGGAAAAGAGCAACACCGCTCCGAAGTGCTTCCAACTCCTGAGGCATGTCCCGAGGAAGCTAAAAGGGCAATTTTAACCATAAGATGCAAATTTTCTCaatccaccccctccccctttcGATCGAGGAAAGTATATTCCAATAATGCCTGGATTTATTCTCCCAGACATCCCGGGGGCATACAAAATAAGCAGAATTCTAGGCTCTCATTTGAAGGGTTTCAACATCTCACGATTACTTAGGATTGTGATCTCAGAGACAGATACCTAAAGGAGACCTCAGAGGATGGATGGGTTAGAGGGAGCTTTCCATGGAGTCTCAGGATCTAGAGGATTAATTTATCCCTAGCTCTTCTACCCCAGAGTTCTGTGGGGAAAACCGGATTTGTTTGTGCCCTTTTAATTTGTAGAGCGTTTTTTGCTTAAGCGTTCTCTCCCTGCAGTTATTTCTGGAAAATTATTTTGGTGCTTCCTTTGAATGTACATTCCCAGCTACGTGAGAGGGCAAGAAGAGGTTTGTGTTACGTCTGAAGTTCGAATTTTCTGTTGAGTAATGGTTTCATTTCCCAGTAATCACAGGGAGttttctcatttcccttcccttcagtTGTATCTTTCCGATGTCTGCACCTGCTGTTTTAAAAACCGTGGTGCGTATTTTCATTGCCAAAATTGTCGGTGAGATGTCTCCCTTGTGTTCATAAGTAGGGTGAAAGGACTGAGGGGTCGCATGAAGCCCAGGATTTGTTTGTCAAACTGAACAAAGCCTCTATTTGGTGTCTTTTGCTCTACTCCAGAGTGGCAATGAGATGGTATCACACTGAACCATTTCAGACCTTAAGCCTGCTGGATATCTGCATGTGAGAGGCTGGCTCCTGGGGGTCTGTGGAGACAATACAGGATACAAGGCGCTTCTCCAGTACAAATAGTACTtgtttgcaaattaaaaaaaaaattttgcacatgaaaattaaataggAGTATATGACCAACCGaattgtttttctgtatattttactatttttagaacagattctttatttgaaataaatcGACCCCCAAATTTCAGATCTTATACCAGAAACCAAGACTTTTAACTTCtggttatttgtatttttttcccatAGGAATGTTTGGCtatgatgggggtggggtggtattTGCTCCTGCTGTCTTGAGAAAAAGACTTTAAACAAGACTGGAAAGGGAACACCAACTGGAATATAATTTCCAATTAATAGAGAAATCAGTGCAACTGCTGCACAGCTCTAAAGAACCCCAGAtgcttgttttactttaaaatacttGTATTAAGGTCAAATACTCATGCACAAAAACTAGCCCTCACTTTTCCTTGTGACAATAAAGGACTTTAATAATGGCAATGCTGAAATAAAGACCAGTAACCCATGTatctttatttattcagtgtctCCATTTGTGTTAGTTGTATTAATACAGAATAAAGGTGAAAATAGAGTTGATCTTACGATTCAGGTTAGggaactgcttttgtttttagacagggcccagctatgtagcccttgctagcctggaactttctgtgtaagCTAAACTGGCCTTTACCTGAAGAGACCTCCTTGCCTCTGCTCCAGAGTTTGGGaataaagacgtgtgccaccatgctctgctCACGTAAGAAATTTAACACTTAGAGAAACCACCAATTTTGGACAAGtgatttctctctcagtctctccctccttcctttatttcttaaatttcattctataaataataatttatttcatgcATGAAACCATGCACTTTTCTATGACTAGTATCTGTAATTAgtttctggtgtctgtctcagaaacatGGTCAGGATGAAGGGAATGAATAGCAGGAAATCACTGCCTTTTCAAGTGGAAAGCATGGTTGAAATTCTTCCTTTGTGTCCCTTATACTCTCCAGCTAGAGGACTATGACCACTGCTTTCCAAAGGAGCTGCTCATTGTTATGGGGTTGTTGCCCAAAACAGAAGTGaagggacattttcttttctcattgggTCCAGGAGTAAGACTTACCACTGCGTGAAAAATAGTGCATCTGCTCCGTTCTTCCTACTCCAATCATCAGGACACCTTCTCTGGTGTCAGATTGATGACTGCAGTTAGACCTCAGCTAACCTCAAGGGCAAACAAAAGTCAGGGCCACTATGACCCCTGTAAAAATGCTCAGAATTTTCATGCAACCTGACTCaagatggagtgtgtgtgtgtgtgtgtgtgtgtgtgtgtgtgtgtgtgtgtgtgtaaaagttgGAGCACTTGAGACATGAAAACTTTTTTGAGTTTTTACCTGAAAATTTTTATCACTGACCTTGCAAAAAGTGCCCAATTCTGCACATTTATCTTTGGAGTTTGGAAGAGCCCCTTTCCTCACCCTTATTCTCTCCTCTGCCCTTACTTCTGTCATAGAGACAACAGCTTTCTGTGTCAATGGGCCTTCTTTTTTACAGGAAAATCTGTAGAGGTCAGTTCTACATCTCAGAGGGGGAAATGTTTCCAGTTACTTCCGGAGTGGTGAAAGACCCAGAAACTGACTAGCGGTGCTCACATGTCAGCCCCTGTTTGGTAATATAGGCTCACAAGACAATATAAGCTATTATTGCAGTGAAGACAGCTTCAGCCAGGTTGAGTATGTATAAGTATGTTGTTATGACTAAATTCCCACCCAGGAGAGATTAAAGTGCTCTTTAAACAGGGTGAACTGAAGGAGTGTGGCCCTGTTCAGAGGAAAGAGGTCACTGGGAAGAATAAGTATGAGAAAATCTTTCCAGAATGAAGTTCTGGGCAGGTGGGAGTTGGGATGAACAAGTAGGTGTTCTTTAAGAGGTGACTAAgttgggtggtggcgcacgcctttaatcccagcactcgggaggcagaggcaggaagatgtctgtgagtttgagaccagcctggtcaacaagagcttgttccaagacaggctccaaagctatagcaaaatcctgtcttgcaaaacagaaacaaaagacaaaacaaaacaaaaaacaaacaaacagcaacaaaagaagagGTGACTAAACAGTCTGATTTCTGTTCCTAGCAAGCAGGCACTGGGGACGACATTTTTCAGTGGCTTGTTTGACCTTGATTAGCCACCAGGGTGGCTTATACATATGATGACCTTCAacaaagaggcaggaaaatcatccCGTTCCACAATTTGAAGGGTGTATGAAGAGAGGGGGAGACAATGAATCTGaactcaaaggaagaaagatggggGCTGATTAGATATGAGGGAAATATTTAAAGCAGAGAAAGGGCAGAAAAGGTGACAACAAGGTCGGGGCATGACAAAACATTTCACACTTATGAAAtggttttaattatataatttgtttAATTGATCAATTAAATTTGGTCAAGTGGTTTTTGTCCCCGCATATAATATACCATTTAAATCCTGTTAGAACTGCCAAAGTGGTCATTGTGGAACTAGAATAGTGTTGGTTAATAGTTATAGaaggataagagtccatcatggaaggaatCATAGCAACAAGCAGAGCAAGAAGCTTGATCAAAAATACAAAGCAGAAAGAGCACATGGTGGTAGGTAAAGATAAAtaaactcaaagcccacctctagtgaTGCCCTTCCTCCTGCATGGTTCCCAACACTGCTCTAGCAGTGCCATCAACTGGGAAACACGTGCTCACATGCCCTAGTCAACTGGGGACATTCCTTCTTCAAACCACCTACTCTGTTGAGGACATTTCCCATACAAACCATCACAAGCAGTTTTACAGTGTAGTGTCTAGATACAGAGAACAATGCTAAGGAGCATATAAGGCAGAGCTGCAGTTCTGGTTAGTGAAAGTGCTAATAATGAACGGGGTGTTGTATGTCATATCTGAAGATGATTTCAGCGGTGCAGATGAAGGTGTGAAGTAACAAAGACCTCCAGTGCGGGCTTGGAAACAGGACTGGAACAGTATGACCATAAAATGTTATCAAAAAAACTGTCAGGATTTAttgtctgagagagagaaagagacagagagaaagacagagaaagagacacagagagagattctgATGGGATATTATGGTGGGAGATTTGTGCAAATGACaggaaggaaagtcagggctacCTTTGTAGCTTCCTCTGAGAATGTGAAAAGGCTTTGTCCACTGTGAACAGAACTCGCCCAGATGGCAAGGGCCTGCTGGAAAAGGAACTGATTTGTGTCACAGCTTTGAACAATCTGTTGTTTGGATGAGTACTTAAGGCATGCCACCACCCAGAACACTGGTTGGATTGATTCCCTGACTGTTGTAAATCTGGACAGTAGAACATGTTACTCATTTTCTTGTGGTGGGTACAATTTCAAGGGACAAAAACCTTTCGGGAATAGTAACTGTAAAATATCATGCCTGGTGGCATGTTAGGGAGAACACATGAAGCTTAAATATTTAATCAATTCACTTAGCCACACTTACCAATCAACTTCCTGTAGATTACTCCTAAGAAACTCAGTCTCCGTGGGCTGCAAGAACAAAATAACTAACAAAGCAAGTAGTTTAAGAATAGCAAATTCATTTCTCACAGTACTACAGGCTAGGAAATCCATGGTACCAGCAAGTTCAGTATTTGTTGAGAACTTCTTTTTCTGGGTTGTAGACAGCCATCTGTTTGTTATGACTTCATTCAAAGAATGGACAAGGGTATTCTTTGGGGCCTCTTTGTATAAGAAAAttgataattttttgttgttattttaattaattaattaattaaatttcccTAGCCTtattgcagtttcccctccctccctcctctcctcccagtccctcccctagGCCTCCCAAGGATATAAGCCACTCATAGCACATCAAGTTGAAGTCAGACTAGGTACCTCTTCTCTTATTAAGGCTAGATgagacaacccagtaggagaaaagggTCCTaaggaaggggggaagaaggaCGATGAGAAAcagaggggccaaggacaccacaagaaaaaaaccccaccaaataAACTAATTtgagctcataggggctcacagagacaaCCACCAACCAGAGAGCTTACAGGGGACTGATCCAGGCTCTCTGCGCATATGCTAGAGTTGTGtgacttggtcttcttgtgggacccctaaccatgggagcaggggctgtctctggctCTGTTACCTGCTTTGAAGGAGTTATTCTTATTCTagggagaagaaagcaaataacaagaacaaaatcaCAATAGACTTATACTAGATAGGTAATTCTGGAAAACTCATGAAATATCAAAGGGTGCTgaagcagaagggaagaaagttttttttttattttttgtagttgCTTAGGGGTGGCTTGCTAAAGTTCTCAGGAGTATAATTTTGAGGCTTGGAGAAATGGCCACTGTGTAAACAGTGACTGAAAAATTGTAGGTTTTCCATTCTGTATGTTTCATGCAAACAGAATCATAACACGGTGCTTAAAagtagcttcttttttttcagtataaTGCTTTCAAAGGCTTCCTATGCTCAAAAATCTTAccaatgcttcatttttttttaaaaataatttattagcaTACATTAGTCACACAGAGCCATGTGTGCTCCATCATGGCCTTTTCATTCTGCTCAATTTaatcctctcctttcttctccccaccaTGTTCTCCTCTTCCCCAATAGTTCCTCTTAGTTTGAAAGGtttgcttaaaattttaatttcattaactATCAACTAAGTTGCGGCTCCCTTTTCGAAGTGATGATCATCAATTTTGGTGTGTTACCTGAGTGCTTAATAAATTAGCAAACTTGTATCAAAACACATAGCTTATTCACTAAAAGTAAATTAGCGTTTAGTGTCTGGTGGTACAGCATCTTTATTCCTCAAGATTATAACAATAAACTCTAGCTATATATgacaaaacatttttcaaaatatttatgtattcagtcattcatttattatatatatattcattgatTAATTCTCTTACAGAATGCAACCTTTCCTCCCTCCTATATTTCAAAATTAGTTTACAGAGTACTAATAGACTTCCATTCATACTTTGTGGGTTTTTCTCTGCATCACAGGCCTCTTTCTCATCACCACAGCTCCCCTTTCCCACGTATTCTTTTATCCCAGTATTCCTCCCTTCCATTGTTCTAGTGTCTTCCTCACTCCCTTCCCCCAAGGCTTCTTTTGTCCCCAATCTCATGGGCCCCTTTCTAGATTCCTGGCCTGTCCCCATATGTATTCCATCTGGATATGCATATTTAAC
The Microtus ochrogaster isolate Prairie Vole_2 unplaced genomic scaffold, MicOch1.0 UNK11, whole genome shotgun sequence genome window above contains:
- the Htr1a gene encoding 5-hydroxytryptamine receptor 1A, producing the protein MDMFGLGEGNNTTSSQEPFGTGGNVTDISDVTFSYQVITSLLLGTLIFCAVLGNACVVAAIALERSLQNVANYLIGSLAVTDLMVSVLVLPMAALYQVLNKWTLGQVTCDLFIALDVLCCTSSILHLCAIALDRYWAITDPIDYVNKRTPRRAAALISLTWLIGFLISIPPMLGWRTPEDRSDPDACTISKDHGYTIYSTFGAFYIPLLLMLVLYGRIFRAARFRIRKTVKKVEKKGAGASLSTSSAPPPKKSLNGQPGSGDWRCSSENKAVGASCANGAVRQGDDDATLEVIEVHRVGNSKEHLPLPSESGATSYAPVCLERKNERNAEAKRKMALARERKTVKTLGIIMGTFILCWLPFFIVALVLPFCESSCHMPALLGAIINWLGYSNSLLNPVIYAYFNKDFQNAFKKIIKCKFCR